From the Anguilla rostrata isolate EN2019 chromosome 12, ASM1855537v3, whole genome shotgun sequence genome, the window GCTTTCAGGAGCAGGGCTGAGAGTGTGGCCGGTCCCAGCGGGCCCCTGCCGGAGGGGCCCAGCGCGGAGCTCACCAGCGGGGACCTGCAGGCCTTCCTGCACTCCAAGAAGGAGCAGCAGAGGAGGTGAGGCCCTAATCGGGTGACTGGCACGCTGGCGTTCTATCAGCGtttagggtggcagtgtagagCCATGGGTAAAGGACCTGGTCTCGTAACCTATAAAGGTCGCAGGCATGATTACCTGGTACGACGTTCCCATTGtgcacttgagcaaggtacttaacctgcattgctttcgtagtatatatccagctgtataaatggaataCAATGTTTtgtcgctctggattagagcgtctACCAAATGCCTGggcggcagtgtcctaccggggaatcaaacctgtgattAATGTTACAAGCCTTAAACCTTGAGCTTTCCCtggagcaaggtacctaacctgcattgcttcagcatatatcctgtataattggatacattgtaaatgctatgtaacagttgtgtaagtcgctctggataagagcatctgctaaatgcctgtaatgtgaatctgCTCACTGTTAACCTGTCCGCTGTCAGGATGCAGATCAGGCAATGCTGCGAGCGCCTACGCGAGCTGCTGCCGTTCATCAGGTCCCGGACGGACACGGCGTCCACCCTGGAGCTGACCGTCAAATACATGGCCTACCTCCGGCAGCGGCTGCCCCAGGACATTTTGGATAAGGTAGGGGCACCCTTCCACCCCTCAGAGCTTTCTGACCTGACCCCCATAGCCTTAGTGAATATGTTTACTCCTCCACTGGGATCCCAGCCCTGTGTCACCTGAGGAAGTTGTGTTgctgatcaaagcctttctcacttgggtttttttttttttttacattacttttttttttatgtgtagcGCTCCTAGACACTGCCCTTCATTTCTGGAGAGCCATCTGTAATGCAAAGCGCTGTCGGAGAGCTTTTCACAGTTGAAGGCTCGTAGGGAAAGAAGCCGGTGACTCACTCATTTGTTTTCTCCGCCAGGAGTGAAATGCCTCAAGGCTGCATTAATCCTGTGGCAGATGACACTCACCCTATTCTGCTTTGAATTTACAGGTAGTTAAAGCCCTAGAAGAGAATGGGCCCGAGAGATGGTACAAACCAACTAAAGCCCCTAAGAAGCGGTACAGTATTGCGTATGACTGCTTCTCTGGTGTGTAATGGCTGTGACTGGTAATGCCCCTGACGGCCATCTGGAATAGTACATTACAGTTGTGACTGGCAATGCCCAAGATGGTCATTTTTAATGGTACATTACAGCTATGACTGGTAATGCCCCAGATGGTCATCTTTAATGGTGCATTACTGCTACTTTAATGTACTATTACAGATGCCCCAGGTGGTCATCTGTAATAGTACATTAAAGCAGTGACTGTCAGTGCCCCAGATGGTAATCTGTAATGGTGCATTGCAGCTATGACTGGTAATTCCCAAGATGGTCATCTTTAATGGTACATTACTGCAGTGACTGGTAATGCCCCagggtgtgtttgtatttaGAAGGCAAGGCCACTCAGCTGGAAAACGGGTCTCCACGCTTCCTCCTGGCTTGGGGGGAGAGGCTGTGTTGAAGCAGGGGAAAAACTCCTCTTTAGGCCCTTCACAAGAAGACATCTGAGCTTTTACTCCAGagggaaattatattttttgtgattaaatgGAGAGATATCATTATGTTTTCAGGCAAGGGAATTTAAATCGAATATGGATAAGACTATAATATTGGTGAGAGTGTAAGAAAcgaaataaatgcaattttattttttaacaaagaacttaaatggCTTGACTCGTTTGTATTTTATACAGTTAATGTTTGTGCATTGGTTTACATGCAGTCAGTTTTTAACTGGTTTAAATTAAGCACATCTGAGAACTACACACAAATAAGAACCAAGGCTGTTTGGTACCACTTGCAGGCATAAGGTTGTATAAACTGAGTTTACATAAAGCGGAGGTTTCTGCTGGACTGACTTCACCATGTCCTGTTCCCTCAGCCGAACGACGTGCCCGGCGAGGAATAAAACGGCGGACGTGCCGATCGCAGTCCCGACCGACGCCAGTTTTGCTGATGGTATTGTGCTACTCCACCTGCTGTTTTATTCATGCTGTCCTGTGTACCTTTTATGTTCACGTTTCATTGGCTCTGCGCATCACACTGTCAGAGCTGTGTTCTGTAGTCTCACCTTTACCCTTTGCAAGTAATGCGTGCTTTGAAAAGGGAAAAACCTCACTCGGTTCCTCTCCTTCTTAAGGGGAGCGTGCGTATCCATGAACCTTCTAGAGCTGGCAGTGTTTTCTGTTCTGCATCTCTGACCTTTTATGTGTGGTCATCGCACCATCGAGTCCCTTTGCAGTAGCTGAAGTTTACGGGAGTAGGAGTGTTTGACTGCAGCCATTGGATGCACTTGGTCTGGGGGTACACTATGACCTGTTGCGTGTGACTCTTTCTTTATCAGATTTTATTGCAGCGCACGTTTTGGGGAGACACATTCAGCCCAAGGTGGAGGGGATCCAACCCGTTGGCCCGCTCCCTCCGGGCATGCTGATGAGCCAGCCCTTCGACCCTCCCCCAGGTCTGACCTTGGTCCCCGGCCTGACCTCGGGCCCGGGTCTGACCTCGGCCCCAGGTCCGAGCTCGGCCTCGGGCTCGAGCGTAGCGCTGGGGCAGGCGTCCGGTCCCTATGGTCAGGCGTCCGGTCCCTACGGTCAGGCGTCCGGTCCGTACGGTCAGGCGTTCGTAATGAACCAGGCCTACGGCGAACCAGCAGCGCCGGGGCCCGGCTACGGGCCGCCGGTGTTCTGGAAGCAGGCTTGCGGCCCGGTCTCGTCGGGCGTGGTGAACCAGAACTTCGTCCCGCAGACGGTTCACAACCCGGGTCATCCCTTCCTCCGGGGGTCATCCCTTCCTCCGGTTCAGACGCTGATGGTGGGCCCGGGATTCCTCCCTCGGGTGGGTCCGGACCCAGGGTATCCTCCCCCGCCTCCTCGGCATGTGATGATGAACCAGACCTTCGCTCCCCTGGGGTCCCTGAATGACCCCCGCCCTCCGGGGGTCACCACCAACCTGCCGCCCGCGTGCGCCGCTGCGTCCGGGGGCGTGTCCGACTACGGGCCAATCACGACGGCGGGCTCGTGGGAGGACCGTCTGCTCACTGAGATACTTTacgactccgccccctcccagcCCAGCTTAAGCTCCTCC encodes:
- the LOC135236257 gene encoding uncharacterized protein LOC135236257 isoform X1, coding for MHVRCRTAAKLSFYKRETAFPRGLKMTSTYESEKHQSNQTADLTDTYRAFQYPKVAVSVLLIGDDDVVLKTSGLVWDTLPRFAEVRLVKLVPLSAVPFVDPRNFQLLFFHLSDSNTSAELEALRDLRERSCKHSDRAVCVLVVPEAGPDVPDSAADFMLTQPVTVETVEEVLRRCSFLSEQSQNDSPSASASSNTAVGQEPEPEAADHQAEPATPVQERSRAESVAGPSGPLPEGPSAELTSGDLQAFLHSKKEQQRRMQIRQCCERLRELLPFIRSRTDTASTLELTVKYMAYLRQRLPQDILDKVVKALEENGPERWYKPTKAPKKRRTTCPARNKTADVPIAVPTDASFADDFIAAHVLGRHIQPKVEGIQPVGPLPPGMLMSQPFDPPPGLTLVPGLTSGPGLTSAPGPSSASGSSVALGQASGPYGQASGPYGQASGPYGQAFVMNQAYGEPAAPGPGYGPPVFWKQACGPVSSGVVNQNFVPQTVHNPGHPFLRGSSLPPVQTLMVGPGFLPRVGPDPGYPPPPPRHVMMNQTFAPLGSLNDPRPPGVTTNLPPACAAASGGVSDYGPITTAGSWEDRLLTEILYDSAPSQPSLSSSHSAIRGDNLPQSSAPVHPFSSSLSRPPQWDFGCGSGPVYPLQPYFLESLPPPSIIHPIPAQNATGPGSIYPFLGDVGTNKLYGQHYTGPTDYQINLNWGNGSS
- the LOC135236257 gene encoding uncharacterized protein LOC135236257 isoform X3, coding for MHVRCRTAAKLSFYKRETAFPRGLKMTSTYESEKHQSNQVAVSVLLIGDDDVVLKTSGLVWDTLPRFAEVRLVKLVPLSAVPFVDPRNFQLLFFHLSDSNTSAELEALRDLRERSCKHSDRAVCVLVVPEAGPDVPDSAADFMLTQPVTVETVEEVLRRCSFLSEQSQNDSPSASASSNTAVGQEPEPEAADHQAEPATPVQERSRAESVAGPSGPLPEGPSAELTSGDLQAFLHSKKEQQRRMQIRQCCERLRELLPFIRSRTDTASTLELTVKYMAYLRQRLPQDILDKVVKALEENGPERWYKPTKAPKKRRTTCPARNKTADVPIAVPTDASFADDFIAAHVLGRHIQPKVEGIQPVGPLPPGMLMSQPFDPPPGLTLVPGLTSGPGLTSAPGPSSASGSSVALGQASGPYGQASGPYGQASGPYGQAFVMNQAYGEPAAPGPGYGPPVFWKQACGPVSSGVVNQNFVPQTVHNPGHPFLRGSSLPPVQTLMVGPGFLPRVGPDPGYPPPPPRHVMMNQTFAPLGSLNDPRPPGVTTNLPPACAAASGGVSDYGPITTAGSWEDRLLTEILYDSAPSQPSLSSSHSAIRGDNLPQSSAPVHPFSSSLSRPPQWDFGCGSGPVYPLQPYFLESLPPPSIIHPIPAQNATGPGSIYPFLGDVGTNKLYGQHYTGPTDYQINLNWGNGSS
- the LOC135236257 gene encoding uncharacterized protein LOC135236257 isoform X2, which gives rise to MHVRCRTAAKLSFYKRETAFPRGLKMTSTYESEKHQSNQTADLTDTYRAFQYPKVAVSVLLIGDDDVVLKTSGLVWDTLPRFAEVRLVKLVPLSAVPFVDPRNFQLLFFHLSDSNTSAELEALRDLRERSCKHSDRAVCVLVVPEAGPDVPDSAADFMLTQPVTVETVEEVLRRCSFLSEQSQNDSPSASASSNTAVGQEPEPEAADHQAEPATPVQERSRAESVAGPSGPLPEGPSAELTSGDLQAFLHSKKEQQRRMQIRQCCERLRELLPFIRSRTDTASTLELTVKYMAYLRQRLPQDILDKVVKALEENGPERWYKPTKAPKKRRTTCPARNKTADVPIAVPTDASFADDFIAAHVLGRHIQPKVEGIQPVGPLPPGMLMSQPFDPPPGLTSAPGPSSASGSSVALGQASGPYGQASGPYGQASGPYGQAFVMNQAYGEPAAPGPGYGPPVFWKQACGPVSSGVVNQNFVPQTVHNPGHPFLRGSSLPPVQTLMVGPGFLPRVGPDPGYPPPPPRHVMMNQTFAPLGSLNDPRPPGVTTNLPPACAAASGGVSDYGPITTAGSWEDRLLTEILYDSAPSQPSLSSSHSAIRGDNLPQSSAPVHPFSSSLSRPPQWDFGCGSGPVYPLQPYFLESLPPPSIIHPIPAQNATGPGSIYPFLGDVGTNKLYGQHYTGPTDYQINLNWGNGSS
- the LOC135236257 gene encoding uncharacterized protein LOC135236257 isoform X4, which produces MHVRCRTAAKLSFYKRETAFPRGLKMTSTYESEKHQSNQTADLTDTYRAFQYPKVAVSVLLIGDDDVVLKTSGLVWDTLPRFAEVRLVKLVPLSAVPFVDPRNFQLLFFHLSDSNTSAELEALRDLRERSCKHSDRAVCVLVVPEAGPDVPDSAADFMLTQPVTVETVEEVLRRCSFLSEQSQNDSPSASASSNTAVGQEPEPEAADHQAEPATPVQERSRAESVAGPSGPLPEGPSAELTSGDLQAFLHSKKEQQRRMQIRQCCERLRELLPFIRSRTDTASTLELTVKYMAYLRQRLPQDILDKVVKALEENGPERWYKPTKAPKKRRTTCPARNKTADVPIAVPTDASFADDFIAAHVLGRHIQPKVEGIQPVGPLPPGMLMSQPFDPPPGPSSASGSSVALGQASGPYGQASGPYGQASGPYGQAFVMNQAYGEPAAPGPGYGPPVFWKQACGPVSSGVVNQNFVPQTVHNPGHPFLRGSSLPPVQTLMVGPGFLPRVGPDPGYPPPPPRHVMMNQTFAPLGSLNDPRPPGVTTNLPPACAAASGGVSDYGPITTAGSWEDRLLTEILYDSAPSQPSLSSSHSAIRGDNLPQSSAPVHPFSSSLSRPPQWDFGCGSGPVYPLQPYFLESLPPPSIIHPIPAQNATGPGSIYPFLGDVGTNKLYGQHYTGPTDYQINLNWGNGSS